A region of Kineosporia sp. NBRC 101731 DNA encodes the following proteins:
- a CDS encoding VanZ family protein, translating into MSTDSLRTSSAPDPVRSGFGAASPWRRTVLVLTLVLHLVVLYAPRTPGTGGLPVDKVVHGAIFGGLVWAAARANLRLGPVALVLAGHAVVSELLQHFVLPNRSGDPADVVADLAGVVIVTAILWRRG; encoded by the coding sequence GTGAGCACCGATTCCTTGCGGACGTCGTCGGCACCGGACCCGGTCAGGTCCGGGTTCGGTGCCGCGTCGCCCTGGCGACGGACCGTGCTCGTCCTGACGCTCGTCCTCCATCTGGTCGTGCTCTACGCCCCGAGAACCCCGGGCACCGGGGGCCTGCCGGTCGACAAGGTCGTGCACGGTGCGATCTTCGGCGGGCTGGTGTGGGCAGCCGCCCGGGCGAATCTGCGCCTGGGACCGGTGGCTCTCGTGCTGGCCGGGCACGCGGTGGTGAGTGAGCTGCTCCAGCACTTCGTCCTGCCGAACCGGTCGGGCGACCCGGCCGATGTGGTGGCCGATCTGGCGGGTGTGGTGATCGTCACAGCGATTCTGTGGCGCCGTGGCTGA
- a CDS encoding NAD-dependent malic enzyme: MPSAPSVSSSITVRLELPARSTAVSELTHAIEHAGAIVTALDVTASGVDRLQVDVTCATRGGDHVPEVIASLRSLSGVTIGKVSDRTFLMHLGGKLRIESKVPIRNRDDLSLIYTPGVARVCQAIAENPEDARRLTIKRNTVAVVTDGSAVLGLGNLGPLAAMPVMEGKAALFKRFADIDAFPICLDTQDVDEIVETVIRIAPVFAGINLEDISAPRCFQVEERLREALDIPVFHDDQHGTAIVTLAALTNALKVVRKEISQVRIVMSGAGAAGTAILKLLLAAGAQDVVVCDIEGVVHPARTGLPESLHWTAKNTNPRGVTGSLKEALAGSDVFVGVSAPGILTGDDIATMATNAVVFAMANPVPEVDPLEASQHATVVATGRSDFANQINNVLAFPGVFRGLLDAQSKVITTDLLLAAARALAGVVTDSERNAAYIVPSVFHPDVSAVVAAAVHEAAVAVQA, from the coding sequence ATGCCGAGCGCACCCAGTGTTTCCTCCTCCATCACGGTCCGGCTGGAACTGCCGGCCCGGTCCACCGCGGTCAGCGAGCTCACCCACGCGATCGAGCACGCCGGCGCGATCGTCACGGCGCTCGACGTGACCGCGTCCGGCGTGGACCGGCTGCAGGTCGACGTCACCTGCGCCACGCGCGGCGGTGACCATGTGCCCGAGGTGATCGCTTCGCTGCGCTCGCTGTCCGGTGTCACCATCGGCAAGGTCTCCGACCGGACCTTCCTGATGCACCTGGGTGGCAAGCTGCGCATCGAGTCCAAGGTGCCGATCCGCAACCGTGACGACCTCTCCCTGATCTACACCCCCGGGGTGGCGCGGGTCTGCCAGGCGATCGCCGAGAACCCCGAGGACGCACGCCGTCTGACCATCAAGCGCAACACCGTCGCGGTGGTCACCGACGGTTCCGCGGTGCTCGGCCTGGGCAACCTCGGCCCGCTCGCCGCGATGCCCGTGATGGAGGGAAAGGCAGCACTGTTCAAGCGTTTCGCCGACATCGACGCGTTCCCGATCTGCCTGGACACGCAAGACGTCGACGAGATCGTCGAGACCGTCATCCGGATCGCCCCGGTGTTCGCCGGGATCAACCTCGAGGACATCAGCGCCCCGCGCTGCTTCCAGGTCGAGGAGCGTCTGCGTGAGGCCCTGGACATCCCGGTCTTCCACGACGACCAGCACGGCACCGCGATCGTCACCCTGGCCGCGCTGACGAACGCGCTCAAGGTGGTGCGCAAGGAGATCTCCCAGGTCCGGATCGTGATGTCGGGCGCGGGTGCGGCCGGCACCGCGATCCTCAAGCTGCTGCTCGCCGCGGGGGCGCAGGACGTGGTGGTCTGCGACATCGAGGGTGTCGTGCACCCGGCCCGCACCGGTCTGCCGGAGAGCCTGCACTGGACCGCGAAGAACACCAACCCGCGCGGGGTCACCGGTTCGCTGAAGGAAGCGCTCGCCGGTTCCGACGTCTTCGTCGGGGTCTCCGCCCCCGGCATCCTCACCGGCGACGACATCGCCACGATGGCCACCAACGCGGTGGTGTTCGCGATGGCGAACCCGGTGCCCGAGGTCGACCCGCTGGAGGCCTCGCAGCACGCCACCGTGGTCGCCACCGGCCGCAGCGACTTCGCCAACCAGATCAACAACGTCCTGGCATTCCCCGGGGTCTTCCGCGGCCTGCTCGACGCCCAGTCCAAGGTCATCACCACCGACCTGCTGCTGGCCGCGGCCCGCGCCCTGGCCGGGGTGGTCACCGACTCCGAGCGCAACGCCGCGTACATCGTGCCCAGCGTGTTCCACCCGGACGTCAGCGCCGTGGTCGCGGCCGCCGTCCACGAGGCGGCGGTGGCTGTTCAGGCGTGA